A genomic segment from Planctomycetaceae bacterium encodes:
- the sppA gene encoding signal peptide peptidase SppA: MKTIQSIVWVLAAALAGCGPSTGYIIKPVPLDDELEETTIASDGVWAGDKLAIIDIDGLLLNARSSGLLGTGENPVSMFVEKMDKAQADSRVKSVLLRINSPGGGVTASDIMHQRVKRFRQERPDVVVYAVIEDIGASGAYYIACAADKILAHPTSTVGSIGVIVQLISFSGSLDKLGIDAHAITSGKFKDMASPLKPLNKEDQAVIQKLVNDYYARFVNVVIAGRKGRLTPEQVRALADGRVFSADEACKNGLVDSLNYMDDAIVQVKTAACTPRVKVVMYHRPWGYRRNAYSSQAPAGGGAGALGLMNISLEAVADFGRPRFCYLWTGRQ, encoded by the coding sequence ATGAAGACCATCCAATCTATCGTATGGGTTCTGGCGGCGGCGTTGGCGGGGTGCGGTCCTTCGACCGGCTACATCATCAAACCCGTGCCGCTGGATGACGAACTGGAAGAAACCACCATCGCCAGCGACGGCGTATGGGCCGGCGACAAGCTGGCGATCATCGACATCGACGGGCTGCTGCTTAACGCCCGCAGCTCGGGACTTCTGGGCACGGGCGAGAACCCCGTCTCGATGTTCGTCGAGAAGATGGACAAGGCCCAGGCCGACTCGCGGGTCAAGAGCGTTCTGCTGCGGATCAACTCCCCCGGCGGCGGCGTCACCGCCAGCGACATCATGCACCAGCGCGTCAAACGCTTCCGACAGGAGCGGCCCGACGTGGTTGTCTATGCCGTCATCGAAGACATCGGCGCCAGCGGAGCGTACTACATTGCCTGTGCGGCCGACAAGATCCTCGCCCATCCCACCAGCACCGTCGGCTCGATCGGCGTGATCGTGCAGTTGATCAGCTTCTCCGGCTCGCTGGACAAGCTCGGAATCGACGCCCACGCCATTACCTCCGGAAAGTTCAAGGACATGGCCAGTCCGCTCAAGCCCCTGAACAAGGAAGATCAGGCCGTCATCCAGAAGCTCGTCAACGACTACTACGCCCGGTTCGTCAACGTCGTCATCGCCGGCCGAAAGGGGCGCCTCACGCCCGAGCAGGTCCGGGCGCTGGCCGACGGGCGGGTGTTCTCCGCCGACGAGGCCTGCAAGAACGGGCTGGTCGATTCGCTGAACTACATGGACGACGCCATCGTTCAGGTCAAGACCGCCGCCTGCACGCCGCGCGTGAAGGTGGTGATGTATCACCGCCCCTGGGGCTACCGGCGCAACGCCTACTCTTCCCAAGCGCCCGCCGGTGGCGGCGCCGGAGCGTTGGGCCTGATGAACATCTCGCTCGAAGCCGTCGCCGATTTCGGACGGCCGCGATTCTGCTATCTCTGGACCGGCCGCCAGTAG
- a CDS encoding HD domain-containing phosphohydrolase, translated as MTSGTFLARFTPGLMPSLRSDLVVTRGLEQGLAALDGEPFDVLALDLSLPVRSRMRLMKRCSLLAQRPKVIVIGGTDTGQDLAGAFAMGACGYVEAPLKLGDLMAAIARAVGVEAAPQWPCATCRHHADNDQRKISLEAIEALVSAVEAKDRYTTMHSRQVSLYATALGAELKLPAKMIDSLAVAALIHDVGKIGVSDRVLTKPGPLNSEELAHIRRHPVLGETIVRNLSSFHAEARILRHHHENWDGSGYPDALKGRQIPQASRIIRLADALDAMLMARSYRAALPLGEILQEISRGSGKAFEPDLAALAVAWCMRNRRQLEQSQQQLRVTAAG; from the coding sequence GTGACGTCTGGAACCTTTCTGGCCCGTTTCACACCCGGGCTGATGCCCAGCCTCAGGAGCGACCTGGTGGTCACCCGCGGGCTCGAGCAGGGCCTGGCCGCCCTGGACGGCGAACCATTCGACGTGCTGGCGCTGGACCTGTCGCTGCCGGTCCGCTCGCGGATGCGCCTGATGAAACGCTGCAGCCTTCTGGCGCAGCGCCCCAAAGTGATCGTCATCGGCGGCACCGACACCGGGCAGGATCTCGCCGGCGCCTTTGCCATGGGCGCCTGCGGCTATGTGGAAGCTCCACTCAAGCTGGGCGACCTGATGGCCGCTATCGCCCGGGCCGTCGGCGTCGAGGCGGCGCCGCAATGGCCCTGCGCCACCTGCCGCCATCACGCCGACAACGACCAGCGAAAGATCTCGCTGGAAGCCATCGAGGCGCTGGTCTCTGCCGTGGAAGCCAAAGACCGCTACACGACGATGCACAGCCGCCAGGTCTCGCTGTACGCCACGGCGCTGGGCGCTGAACTCAAGCTGCCGGCCAAGATGATCGACTCGCTGGCTGTGGCGGCGTTGATTCACGACGTGGGCAAGATCGGCGTCAGCGACCGCGTGCTGACCAAGCCCGGCCCGCTCAACAGCGAAGAACTCGCCCACATCCGCCGTCATCCCGTGCTGGGCGAGACGATCGTGCGCAATCTCTCGTCGTTCCACGCCGAGGCGCGCATCCTGCGCCATCATCATGAGAACTGGGACGGCTCGGGATATCCCGACGCCCTCAAAGGGCGGCAGATCCCCCAGGCGTCGCGCATCATCCGGTTGGCCGACGCGCTGGATGCCATGCTGATGGCCCGCAGCTACCGCGCCGCCCTGCCCCTGGGCGAGATCCTCCAGGAAATCTCGCGCGGCAGCGGCAAGGCGTTCGAGCCGGATCTGGCGGCCTTGGCTGTGGCCTGGTGCATGAGGAATCGCCGCCAACTGGAGCAGAGCCAGCAGCAACTCCGTGTTACCGCGGCGGGTTGA
- a CDS encoding right-handed parallel beta-helix repeat-containing protein: MNTQPIRLYVSPQGDDAWTGLLSQRDAAGTDGPLATLTAARDAVRRLRAAGKSGPVQVQIAPGLYPLNEPLNLGPQDGGRDEASAVTYRGAPGARPILSGGRRISGWKKTPAGAWTVELPQVKSGAWYFTQLFVNGRRADRTRWPAQGLLPVEPFNAAEAKNIDCAENRDAFRFRSGDIRGDWKNLADAEVVVLQYWTDSRLHIKSIDAKEGVVRFTGPGWRALNWTTGFYVENVAEALTQSGSWYLDRSSGVLTYLPLNGEDPATAEVVAPVAETMLRIEGDWSAGNCVRHLHFENLSFQHAAWTMPPQGFGVPQAEIQASAAVVAEGIEHCSFRNCELAHLGGWGIELAAGCKDNAIAGNSLYDLGSGAIRAGRPTNPASPAELTCRTTITDNTVGQGSLVYLGAAAIWIGHSSENLVAHNNVSGDYHWAVSVGWAWSYWTETAARDNIVEFNHCHHIGSKLLGSHAAIYALGIQPGTSFRNNLIHDVAGWPDIPHVPNGCAIILDNSCAGITVENNIAYDCDGGGICVNFNVFGDIIQNNIFAFGRRGQLSRYGDPTPAGEWMPNPILFRRNIIVWDQGKLFFDPDWPNFGLLWDSNLYWHGGKDIEFMKYDLAQWRQRHMDGRSIVADPKFANAAARDFTLPADSPALKIGFEPFDLSAAGPRK, from the coding sequence ATGAACACTCAACCGATTCGCCTCTACGTGTCGCCCCAGGGCGACGACGCCTGGACGGGACTGCTGAGCCAACGCGATGCCGCCGGTACGGACGGTCCGCTGGCCACCCTGACGGCAGCGCGCGACGCGGTGCGCCGCCTCCGCGCCGCCGGCAAGAGCGGGCCTGTTCAGGTGCAGATCGCCCCCGGGCTCTACCCGCTCAATGAACCGCTGAACCTGGGTCCGCAAGACGGTGGGCGCGATGAAGCCTCCGCCGTCACGTATCGCGGCGCGCCGGGAGCGCGGCCGATCCTCAGCGGCGGGCGGCGAATCAGCGGGTGGAAGAAGACCCCCGCCGGCGCCTGGACCGTCGAGCTGCCCCAGGTCAAGAGCGGCGCGTGGTACTTCACGCAGCTCTTCGTCAACGGCCGCCGGGCCGACCGCACGCGCTGGCCGGCGCAGGGCCTGCTGCCGGTGGAACCCTTCAACGCCGCCGAGGCCAAGAACATCGACTGCGCAGAAAACCGCGACGCCTTCCGCTTCCGCAGCGGCGACATCCGCGGCGACTGGAAGAACCTCGCCGATGCAGAAGTCGTCGTGCTGCAGTACTGGACCGACTCGCGGCTGCACATCAAGAGCATCGACGCCAAAGAAGGCGTGGTGCGCTTCACCGGCCCGGGCTGGCGGGCACTGAACTGGACGACCGGCTTTTACGTCGAGAACGTCGCCGAGGCCCTGACGCAGAGCGGCTCGTGGTACCTCGACCGCTCCAGCGGCGTGCTGACGTATTTGCCGCTGAACGGCGAAGACCCCGCCACGGCCGAGGTCGTCGCGCCGGTAGCTGAAACGATGCTGCGCATCGAGGGCGACTGGTCCGCGGGAAACTGCGTACGGCACCTGCACTTTGAAAACCTGTCGTTCCAGCACGCCGCCTGGACCATGCCCCCGCAGGGCTTCGGCGTACCCCAGGCGGAGATCCAGGCCTCGGCGGCTGTGGTGGCCGAAGGCATCGAGCACTGCAGCTTCCGCAACTGCGAGCTGGCGCACCTGGGCGGCTGGGGCATCGAGCTGGCCGCCGGATGCAAAGACAACGCGATCGCCGGCAACTCGCTCTACGACCTGGGCAGCGGCGCCATCCGCGCGGGCAGGCCGACCAACCCCGCATCGCCGGCCGAACTCACCTGCCGCACGACCATCACCGACAACACCGTCGGCCAGGGCTCGCTGGTGTACCTGGGCGCGGCGGCGATCTGGATCGGCCACTCCAGCGAGAACCTGGTGGCCCACAACAACGTGTCGGGCGATTACCACTGGGCGGTGTCGGTGGGTTGGGCGTGGTCGTACTGGACGGAGACCGCCGCCCGCGACAATATCGTCGAGTTCAACCACTGTCACCACATCGGGAGTAAACTGCTGGGCAGCCACGCGGCAATCTACGCGCTGGGAATTCAGCCGGGCACGAGCTTCCGCAACAATCTGATCCACGACGTGGCGGGCTGGCCGGACATCCCCCACGTGCCCAACGGCTGCGCGATCATCCTGGACAACTCGTGCGCGGGCATCACCGTCGAGAACAACATCGCCTACGACTGCGACGGCGGCGGCATCTGCGTGAACTTCAACGTCTTCGGCGACATCATCCAGAACAACATCTTCGCCTTCGGCCGCCGCGGGCAGCTCAGCCGCTACGGCGACCCGACGCCGGCCGGCGAGTGGATGCCCAACCCCATCCTCTTCCGCCGCAACATCATCGTCTGGGACCAGGGCAAGCTGTTCTTCGATCCGGACTGGCCGAACTTCGGCCTGCTGTGGGACTCGAACCTCTACTGGCACGGCGGCAAGGACATCGAGTTCATGAAGTACGACCTGGCCCAGTGGCGGCAGCGCCACATGGACGGCCGCAGCATCGTGGCCGATCCCAAGTTCGCCAACGCCGCCGCGCGCGACTTCACCCTGCCCGCCGACTCGCCGGCGCTGAAGATCGGCTTCGAGCCCTTCGACCTGTCGGCGGCAGGTCCGCGGAAATAA
- a CDS encoding DUF2007 domain-containing protein: protein MAEDRTTTNTVIVARVASLQQADIIKSVLEGNGIDALVPDSLTSTTMTHMLIKRKPKGYPVLVLEKDLEAAREVLAQKYDPAELEAAAAEFVGQEAQEDQDRQEVSAETLLSELQARRALVCSVLWIIFPPLVLLVPWFALQAARAAAADPATRTRAYRRDLRLAVVLVLAPLAAVGLFLLAHR, encoded by the coding sequence ATGGCTGAGGATCGCACAACAACCAACACCGTAATCGTCGCCCGAGTGGCCTCGCTCCAACAGGCCGACATCATCAAGAGCGTGCTCGAGGGCAACGGCATCGACGCGCTGGTGCCCGATTCGTTGACCAGCACGACGATGACGCACATGCTTATCAAGCGAAAGCCCAAGGGCTACCCTGTGCTCGTGCTGGAGAAGGACCTCGAAGCGGCGCGGGAAGTCCTCGCTCAGAAATATGACCCTGCCGAGCTCGAGGCCGCCGCCGCGGAGTTTGTGGGCCAGGAGGCTCAAGAGGATCAGGACCGGCAAGAGGTCTCGGCCGAGACGCTCTTGTCCGAGTTGCAGGCGCGGCGGGCGCTGGTTTGCTCGGTGCTGTGGATCATCTTTCCCCCGCTGGTGCTGCTGGTGCCGTGGTTCGCCCTCCAGGCCGCCCGCGCCGCCGCAGCCGACCCCGCCACCCGCACCCGCGCCTACCGGCGCGATCTGCGCCTGGCCGTCGTGCTGGTCCTGGCCCCCCTGGCGGCT
- a CDS encoding DUF2007 domain-containing protein, whose protein sequence is MPDEMDQNLVVAASAATLRQADVLKAVLEANGIPTFIPGALASNCMPHMEIGLNPKGVRLLVRKKDLNDALEILNHPQAIDADEVSPADTDQDVSAANDYARKAFYCSVCWMLFAPLAVMIPWFIARAIIADSRREAENSSRFQRHIILASVLGLVPFVLLVYFLRGL, encoded by the coding sequence ATGCCTGACGAAATGGATCAGAATCTTGTCGTTGCCGCCAGCGCTGCAACGCTGCGGCAGGCGGATGTTCTCAAGGCCGTTCTTGAGGCCAACGGTATTCCTACGTTTATTCCCGGCGCGCTGGCCAGCAATTGCATGCCGCACATGGAGATCGGCCTTAATCCCAAAGGCGTCCGCCTTCTCGTGCGCAAGAAGGATCTGAACGACGCCCTGGAGATTCTCAATCACCCTCAGGCGATTGACGCCGATGAGGTCTCACCCGCCGATACGGATCAAGACGTCTCCGCGGCCAATGACTACGCCAGGAAAGCCTTTTACTGCTCGGTCTGCTGGATGCTGTTTGCACCACTGGCCGTGATGATTCCCTGGTTCATCGCTCGCGCCATCATCGCCGACAGCCGCCGGGAAGCAGAGAACTCTTCCCGCTTCCAACGCCACATCATCCTGGCCTCAGTGCTGGGGCTTGTTCCGTTCGTCCTGCTCGTGTACTTCCTTCGTGGCCTATAG
- a CDS encoding metallophosphoesterase produces the protein MMFSIFFAIFSLVYLAMQSYMLVRVWRAFPQLGAWRWTLVVWALLMLAVIWTEAAYRSRPWSTKLGPLANVAYCWMVVLFWFLVAGLIGDLWNGVFKFGGIWLPAARKLVIAPPALTAAVLALVAVCLVWAIIEARYVRLVHQVFAPGAIANERPGTVAGNADQPVLAGAAVAATDPADPAQPPRRVRIVQMSDLHLTGYTGREHFADLVRRIQDLKPDLIVATGDMIDAPAAELTDLSAMLAGMNPPLGKLAVMGNHEYYVGPREAVQFHRDAGFKLLRQEWVRAGGLHIAGVDDPTFSRDGADVQAGEAAVLAAGQGRPVLLLKHRPTVRAESAGKFRLQLSGHTHGGQIFPFYFLSKLVNPNISGRYSLPGGSEVYVNNGAGTWGPPLRLLAPPEITLIELAF, from the coding sequence ATGATGTTTTCGATATTCTTCGCCATCTTTTCGCTGGTATATCTGGCAATGCAGTCGTACATGCTCGTGCGCGTCTGGCGGGCGTTTCCGCAGTTGGGCGCGTGGCGCTGGACGCTGGTGGTCTGGGCGCTGCTGATGCTGGCGGTGATCTGGACCGAGGCCGCCTACCGCTCGCGGCCGTGGTCGACGAAGCTGGGGCCGCTGGCCAATGTCGCGTACTGCTGGATGGTCGTGCTGTTCTGGTTTCTGGTCGCCGGTCTGATCGGCGACTTGTGGAACGGCGTTTTCAAGTTCGGCGGTATCTGGCTTCCCGCGGCAAGGAAGCTTGTCATCGCCCCGCCGGCTCTGACCGCCGCCGTGCTGGCGCTGGTGGCGGTGTGCCTGGTCTGGGCGATCATCGAGGCCAGATACGTGCGCCTGGTGCATCAGGTCTTTGCCCCAGGCGCCATCGCCAATGAGCGCCCCGGAACGGTGGCAGGCAACGCCGACCAACCCGTTCTTGCCGGGGCAGCCGTCGCTGCAACCGACCCGGCCGACCCTGCACAGCCGCCGCGCCGCGTGCGCATCGTGCAGATGTCCGACCTGCACCTGACCGGCTATACGGGGCGCGAGCATTTCGCCGATCTGGTCCGCCGCATTCAAGACCTCAAGCCCGATCTCATCGTGGCTACCGGCGACATGATCGACGCTCCCGCCGCGGAGTTGACGGACCTCTCGGCGATGCTGGCGGGGATGAATCCGCCGCTGGGCAAACTGGCCGTCATGGGCAATCACGAATATTACGTCGGTCCGCGCGAGGCGGTACAGTTTCACCGCGACGCGGGCTTCAAGCTGCTGCGCCAAGAGTGGGTGCGCGCGGGCGGCCTGCACATCGCCGGCGTGGACGACCCGACCTTCTCCCGCGACGGCGCGGACGTGCAAGCCGGCGAGGCCGCAGTGCTCGCCGCCGGCCAAGGGCGCCCTGTGCTGCTGCTCAAACATCGCCCAACGGTGCGGGCCGAATCGGCCGGCAAGTTCCGCCTGCAGCTTAGCGGCCACACGCACGGCGGGCAGATCTTCCCCTTCTATTTCCTGTCCAAGCTGGTCAACCCCAACATCAGCGGGCGCTACAGCCTGCCCGGCGGCAGCGAAGTGTACGTCAACAACGGCGCCGGAACCTGGGGCCCGCCCCTGCGCCTGCTGGCACCCCCGGAAATCACGCTGATCGAACTGGCGTTCTAG
- a CDS encoding Gfo/Idh/MocA family oxidoreductase yields MSVLDRINVGIVGVCGGYGRGGHLVGVFNALPPFHVQALCDVDRPRLDEANKKLGVAELYYDYQQMLEQSDIDAVFIATPMDLHVPQAVAALKKNLHVLCEVTAAVSIDQCKQLVAAAKNTKAQYMLASNYNYHKHVSAVRQMALAGLFGQTYYAEGGYVADCKGLAELTPWRRRWQVGINGISYITHNLGPMLQWLPGRRVAAVCCSGSGHHYADPRGVAYEAEDNCTMLGKLDDGGQIVIRCDFLSNRPGIGVYNDLQGTDGAFETRCGAPRIWLKSRKPDAQWLDYNAIEGEFLPEYWKKSIADADGFHNDHFMVMDFRAAIQGKAPNPLGVHESMDLTLPGLVSQLSIAEDGRWIDVPDSRTW; encoded by the coding sequence ATGAGCGTTTTGGACCGGATCAACGTCGGCATCGTGGGCGTGTGCGGCGGGTATGGGCGGGGCGGCCATCTGGTGGGCGTCTTCAACGCCCTGCCGCCGTTTCACGTGCAGGCCCTGTGCGACGTCGACCGCCCGCGCCTGGACGAGGCTAATAAGAAGCTCGGCGTCGCGGAGCTGTACTACGACTACCAGCAGATGCTCGAGCAGTCTGACATCGACGCGGTCTTCATCGCCACGCCCATGGACCTGCACGTGCCCCAGGCCGTCGCCGCTCTGAAGAAGAACCTGCACGTCCTGTGCGAGGTGACCGCCGCCGTCAGCATCGACCAGTGCAAGCAGCTTGTAGCCGCGGCCAAGAACACCAAGGCCCAGTACATGCTGGCGTCGAACTACAACTATCACAAGCACGTCTCGGCGGTGCGACAGATGGCGCTGGCGGGGTTGTTCGGGCAGACCTATTACGCCGAGGGAGGGTACGTGGCCGACTGCAAGGGCCTGGCCGAGCTGACCCCGTGGCGGCGGCGCTGGCAGGTGGGCATCAACGGCATCTCGTACATCACGCACAACCTGGGCCCGATGCTGCAGTGGCTGCCCGGGCGGCGCGTGGCGGCGGTCTGCTGCAGCGGCTCGGGTCACCACTACGCCGACCCGCGCGGCGTGGCGTACGAAGCCGAGGACAACTGCACCATGCTGGGCAAGCTCGACGACGGCGGGCAGATCGTCATCCGCTGCGACTTTCTTTCCAACCGGCCCGGCATCGGCGTCTACAACGACCTGCAAGGTACCGACGGGGCCTTTGAGACGCGCTGCGGAGCCCCGCGAATCTGGCTCAAGAGCCGAAAGCCCGACGCGCAGTGGCTGGACTACAACGCTATCGAGGGCGAGTTCCTGCCCGAGTACTGGAAGAAGTCCATCGCTGACGCGGACGGTTTCCACAACGACCACTTCATGGTCATGGACTTCCGCGCGGCGATCCAGGGCAAGGCTCCAAACCCGCTGGGCGTGCACGAGAGCATGGACCTGACGCTGCCGGGCCTGGTCAGCCAGCTCTCGATCGCCGAAGACGGCCGCTGGATCGACGTCCCTGACTCGCGGACATGGTAG
- a CDS encoding ThuA domain-containing protein — protein sequence MSVPEAAAVPAEDIQKILAAAPSQAPAKPKRPRKLLAVTSAPMYYHDVIPWGTEALRILGEQTGAYAMTLDNEPSAFEKDNLAAYDAICFNNTCGHLFEDAKLKQNLIDFVAAGKGFVGIHCSAHTFVGWEPYGLLNGAFSVSHPWMTETVTIRIEEPVHPVVSMLGDSIALVDEIYEFAPEPYSRRRLRVLASIDTSRTDMTKPEIKRTDGDFGLIWVQNFGKGRSFFSALGHYKELYWDGRILEHYLAGIQFALGDLEAPAAPR from the coding sequence ATGAGCGTTCCCGAGGCCGCCGCAGTTCCGGCAGAAGACATTCAGAAGATCCTGGCCGCCGCTCCATCCCAAGCCCCGGCCAAGCCCAAGCGTCCGCGAAAGCTGCTGGCGGTAACATCGGCCCCGATGTACTACCACGACGTGATCCCCTGGGGTACCGAGGCGTTGCGGATCCTGGGCGAGCAGACCGGGGCGTACGCGATGACCCTCGACAATGAGCCTTCGGCCTTCGAGAAGGACAATCTCGCGGCGTACGACGCCATCTGCTTCAACAACACCTGCGGGCATTTGTTCGAAGATGCAAAACTCAAGCAGAACCTGATCGACTTCGTGGCCGCCGGCAAGGGGTTCGTCGGCATTCACTGCTCGGCGCACACGTTTGTCGGCTGGGAACCCTACGGATTGCTCAACGGCGCGTTCTCGGTCAGCCACCCGTGGATGACCGAGACGGTGACGATCAGGATCGAGGAGCCCGTTCACCCGGTGGTTTCGATGCTGGGCGACAGCATCGCCCTGGTGGATGAGATCTATGAGTTCGCGCCCGAGCCGTACTCGCGCCGGCGCCTGCGCGTTCTGGCCAGCATCGACACGTCCCGGACCGACATGACCAAGCCCGAGATCAAGCGCACCGACGGCGACTTCGGACTGATCTGGGTGCAGAACTTCGGCAAGGGCCGCTCGTTCTTCTCGGCCCTGGGTCATTACAAGGAACTGTACTGGGACGGGCGGATACTCGAGCATTACCTGGCGGGCATCCAGTTCGCCTTGGGCGACCTGGAAGCCCCAGCCGCCCCGCGGTAG